One Microvirga thermotolerans DNA window includes the following coding sequences:
- a CDS encoding ABC transporter ATP-binding protein has translation MLELEHLSKTYADGTRALSDINLSVRRGEIVALIGGSGCGKTTLLRLVAGLDRTSAGAIHLDGEAIGEPHPAVGIVFQEPRLLPWLTVAENVAFGLSRLDAAERRARVAHALDKIGLAEHAGRWPRDLSGGQQQRVAIARAFVAHPKVLLLDEPFSALDAFTRASLHEHLLGLWEETRPTVLLVTHDVHEAVTLADRVVVMQPKPGRIFDELPLALARPRDRTATSFEAAARRVLAALDESLNPARPQPRLERDREAAALWW, from the coding sequence ATGCTTGAACTCGAACATCTCTCCAAGACCTACGCGGACGGGACCCGTGCCCTGTCCGACATCAACCTCTCCGTCCGCCGGGGCGAGATCGTCGCGCTGATCGGCGGCTCGGGCTGCGGCAAGACCACGCTCCTGCGCCTCGTCGCGGGCCTCGACCGGACGAGCGCCGGCGCGATTCACCTCGACGGGGAGGCCATCGGCGAGCCGCATCCCGCCGTCGGGATCGTGTTCCAGGAACCGCGCCTTCTGCCCTGGCTCACGGTCGCGGAGAACGTGGCCTTCGGGCTCTCCCGCCTCGACGCCGCCGAGCGCCGGGCGCGGGTCGCGCACGCCCTCGACAAGATCGGCCTCGCGGAGCATGCGGGCCGCTGGCCCCGCGACCTTTCCGGCGGCCAGCAGCAGCGCGTCGCCATCGCCCGCGCCTTCGTGGCGCATCCGAAGGTGCTGCTCCTCGACGAGCCGTTCTCCGCCCTCGACGCGTTCACCCGCGCGAGCCTGCACGAGCACCTGCTCGGGCTGTGGGAGGAGACGCGGCCGACCGTTCTGCTCGTCACCCACGACGTTCACGAGGCGGTGACCCTTGCGGACCGGGTCGTCGTCATGCAACCCAAGCCGGGTCGGATCTTCGACGAGCTGCCGCTGGCCCTTGCGCGGCCGCGCGATCGTACCGCAACCTCCTTCGAGGCGGCGGCGCGACGCGTGCTGGCGGCGCTCGACGAATCCCTCAACCCCGCACGCCCCCAGCCCCGCCTGGAGCGCGACCGCGAAGCGGCGGCGCTCTGGTGGTGA
- a CDS encoding OsmC family protein, translating into MDSTQLRALQAPLKDRYRETPEAATITLKAQGTLDDGSIACKVETGRALAVAGLHPATGGSGAELCSGDMLLEALVACAGVTLKAVATALDIELRHGTVKAEGDLDFRGTLGVDKTAPVGFKAIRLGFELDTDAPQEKLDQLLKLTERYCVVFQTLNNRPELSATATRRA; encoded by the coding sequence ATGGACTCGACCCAGCTCCGCGCCCTGCAGGCGCCCCTGAAGGACCGCTACCGGGAAACCCCCGAGGCGGCGACCATCACCCTGAAGGCCCAGGGCACCCTCGACGACGGGAGCATCGCGTGCAAGGTGGAGACCGGGCGCGCCCTCGCCGTCGCAGGCCTCCATCCGGCGACCGGCGGCTCGGGCGCCGAGCTGTGCTCCGGCGACATGCTGCTGGAGGCGCTCGTCGCCTGCGCGGGCGTCACCCTGAAGGCGGTGGCGACCGCCCTCGACATCGAGCTGCGCCACGGCACCGTGAAGGCCGAGGGGGATCTCGACTTCCGCGGCACGCTCGGCGTCGACAAGACCGCCCCGGTCGGCTTCAAGGCGATCCGCCTCGGCTTCGAGCTCGACACCGACGCGCCGCAGGAGAAGCTCGACCAGCTCCTCAAGCTGACGGAACGCTACTGCGTGGTGTTCCAGACCCTGAACAACCGCCCGGAGCTCAGCGCGACGGCGACGCGCCGTGCGTGA
- a CDS encoding penicillin-binding protein activator: MKGSAFTSAAAPRASRRSGPRAAAALSLVAAMFLAGCVGSGSMAPPRRSAKAAPPSPPIFDADLPAAGGPASGAPPAVQEAGQIPGQTASYMTGQPAGQVIGNGPVRVALILPLSGAGQGAVAAQSMRNAAELALSEMQGSPLTILVKDDRGTPEGAREAANQAIAEGAELIVGPLFAGSVQAAGQIARQSGRPVIAFSTDTGVATRGVYLLSFLVQEEVDRVIAYAASQGRRSVVALVPQTTYGSVAEAQFREAAARQGMRVVAVERYVPGQQRTAVQRIASLVAGPAPQADTLFLPDGGDGLPAVAQALQAVGFDPQRVKPIGTGLWNEPRVLALPALQGGWFAAPDGRGFEAFAARYRARFNTDPIRLATLSYDAVTLAATLAQVHGSQRFAEGVLTNSAGFAGADGVFRFKADGTNDRALAVQEIRGGGAVMVSAPPRALLAAH, translated from the coding sequence ATGAAAGGCTCTGCTTTCACGTCGGCCGCCGCGCCCCGGGCCTCCCGGCGCTCCGGGCCCCGCGCCGCCGCGGCGCTCTCCCTCGTCGCGGCCATGTTCCTGGCCGGATGCGTCGGCTCGGGAAGCATGGCGCCGCCCCGCCGGAGCGCCAAGGCGGCCCCGCCCTCGCCCCCCATCTTCGATGCCGATCTTCCCGCCGCCGGCGGCCCCGCTTCCGGCGCTCCGCCGGCCGTCCAGGAGGCCGGCCAGATCCCCGGCCAAACCGCCAGCTACATGACCGGCCAGCCGGCCGGTCAGGTCATCGGCAACGGCCCGGTACGCGTGGCGCTGATCCTTCCCCTCTCCGGCGCAGGCCAGGGCGCCGTGGCGGCGCAGAGCATGCGCAACGCCGCGGAGCTCGCCCTGAGCGAGATGCAGGGTTCGCCGCTCACCATCCTCGTGAAGGACGATCGCGGCACGCCCGAGGGTGCGCGCGAGGCCGCGAACCAGGCCATCGCCGAGGGAGCCGAGCTCATCGTCGGTCCGCTCTTCGCAGGCTCCGTGCAGGCGGCGGGCCAGATCGCGCGGCAGTCCGGCCGCCCGGTGATCGCCTTTTCCACGGATACCGGCGTGGCGACGCGCGGCGTCTATCTCCTCAGCTTCCTCGTGCAGGAGGAGGTGGACCGCGTGATCGCCTATGCGGCGTCCCAGGGCCGCCGCTCCGTCGTCGCGCTGGTGCCGCAGACGACCTACGGCAGCGTCGCGGAGGCGCAGTTCCGCGAGGCCGCCGCGCGGCAGGGGATGCGGGTCGTCGCCGTCGAACGCTACGTGCCCGGCCAGCAGCGGACGGCGGTGCAGCGCATCGCCTCCCTCGTGGCTGGGCCGGCGCCGCAGGCCGACACGCTCTTCCTGCCCGACGGCGGCGACGGGCTGCCCGCCGTCGCCCAGGCCCTCCAGGCGGTCGGCTTCGATCCGCAGCGGGTCAAGCCCATCGGCACCGGCCTGTGGAACGAGCCGCGCGTCCTCGCCCTTCCGGCCCTTCAGGGCGGGTGGTTCGCGGCGCCGGACGGCCGCGGCTTCGAGGCCTTCGCCGCCCGCTACCGGGCCCGCTTCAACACCGACCCGATCCGCCTCGCCACCCTGTCCTACGACGCGGTGACGCTCGCCGCCACGCTCGCCCAGGTGCACGGCTCGCAGCGCTTCGCGGAAGGCGTGCTGACGAATTCCGCCGGGTTTGCGGGCGCCGACGGCGTGTTCCGCTTCAAGGCCGACGGAACCAACGACCGCGCGCTCGCCGTGCAGGAGATCCGCGGCGGCGGCGCCGTCATGGTCAGCGCTCCGCCGCGCGCGCTCCTGGCCGCGCACTGA
- the rsmI gene encoding 16S rRNA (cytidine(1402)-2'-O)-methyltransferase: MTQRIDNRTRRREPAARAATFTAFGLAAEAEPLAPGLYVVATPIGNLKDVSFRALSVLAAADAILAEDTRVTKTLLAHYGITTPLVAYHEHSNEAVRERMVHRIREGQALALVSDAGTPLVSDPGYKLVQAAIAEGLPVTPIPGPSAVLTALVVSGLPTDRFFFEGFLPPKSAARRARLAEIASIPGTLMLFEGPHRLPEMLADAAAVLGERQAVVARELTKMFETIRRGTLPDLAETFAKEGPPKGEIVVLIGEATKEMRAGEADAMLDEKLAAALKNHSIKDAAALVAAELDLPKRDVYARALALARKEP, encoded by the coding sequence ATGACGCAGAGAATCGACAACCGGACCCGGCGGCGCGAGCCCGCGGCGCGGGCAGCCACCTTCACCGCCTTCGGCCTCGCCGCCGAGGCCGAGCCTCTCGCCCCCGGCCTCTACGTGGTGGCGACGCCCATCGGCAACCTGAAGGACGTGTCCTTCCGGGCGCTCAGCGTGCTGGCGGCGGCCGACGCGATCCTCGCCGAGGACACGCGGGTCACCAAGACCCTGCTCGCCCATTACGGCATCACCACGCCGCTCGTCGCCTATCACGAGCACTCCAACGAGGCGGTGCGCGAGCGCATGGTCCACCGCATCCGGGAAGGGCAGGCCCTCGCCCTCGTCTCCGATGCGGGCACGCCCCTCGTGTCCGACCCCGGCTACAAGCTCGTCCAGGCCGCCATCGCGGAGGGCCTGCCCGTCACGCCCATTCCCGGCCCCTCGGCGGTGCTCACCGCCCTCGTGGTGTCGGGCCTGCCGACCGACCGCTTCTTCTTCGAGGGCTTCCTGCCGCCGAAGAGCGCCGCGCGGCGGGCGCGGCTCGCGGAGATCGCATCCATTCCCGGCACCCTGATGCTGTTCGAGGGACCGCACCGCCTTCCCGAGATGCTGGCCGATGCGGCCGCCGTCCTCGGGGAGCGGCAGGCGGTGGTGGCGCGGGAGCTGACGAAGATGTTCGAGACGATCCGGCGCGGCACCCTGCCGGACCTCGCGGAGACGTTCGCGAAGGAGGGGCCGCCGAAAGGCGAGATCGTGGTCCTCATCGGCGAGGCGACGAAGGAGATGCGGGCCGGCGAAGCCGACGCGATGCTCGACGAGAAGCTCGCGGCGGCGCTCAAGAACCACTCCATCAAGGACGCCGCCGCCCTCGTCGCGGCGGAGCTCGACCTGCCTAAGCGCGACGTCTATGCCCGCGCCCTCGCGCTCGCCCGGAAGGAGCCATGA
- a CDS encoding YraN family protein has translation MTQAAERRRRTFSYGQRAEWIALLFLLSKGYRPLAWRFSAAGGEIDLIVARGRTVAFVEVKARSAMDDALVAIGAAKRRRFARAARAWLSRHPWTAGMTWRADAVFVAPRRWPRHVEAAFELEIA, from the coding sequence ATGACGCAAGCCGCCGAGCGTCGCCGCAGGACGTTCTCCTACGGCCAGCGGGCCGAATGGATCGCGCTGCTGTTTCTGTTGTCGAAGGGCTATCGCCCGCTCGCCTGGCGCTTCTCCGCCGCCGGCGGCGAGATCGACCTGATCGTCGCGAGGGGAAGGACCGTCGCCTTCGTGGAAGTGAAGGCCCGCAGCGCGATGGACGACGCGCTCGTCGCCATCGGCGCCGCGAAGCGCCGCCGCTTCGCCCGCGCCGCCCGCGCATGGCTTTCGCGCCACCCCTGGACGGCGGGCATGACATGGCGCGCCGACGCGGTGTTCGTCGCGCCGCGCCGCTGGCCGCGGCACGTGGAGGCGGCGTTCGAGCTGGAGATCGCCTGA
- a CDS encoding LysR substrate-binding domain-containing protein, with protein sequence MARNLDVSLLRAFVAVAETGGMTAAGAVLNLTQAAVSQQIKRLEETLGEELFARDRRGMRLTGAGERLFGRAKRLLALNDEIWTEMTTPEYEGEVRLGIPSDIITTYLPTFLKGFAQSYPRVQISLHSGSSVKLRSELKAGKVDVVLATEPSCDPEGENLVMDRLVWVGARGGEAAWQRPLPVSIGCSDCAFRGPVREALLKAGIEWRSTSEVTNTSAQVATVAADIAVMAWLASTVPEGLEVLGREAGLPPLPPFTVNLYLPRDGGNHVVQELARHIREAVRNPRRMVA encoded by the coding sequence ATGGCCCGGAACCTCGACGTCAGCCTCCTGCGCGCCTTCGTGGCCGTCGCCGAGACCGGCGGCATGACGGCCGCGGGCGCGGTCCTCAACCTTACCCAGGCTGCCGTGAGCCAGCAGATCAAGCGGCTGGAGGAGACGCTGGGGGAGGAGCTCTTTGCCCGCGACCGGCGCGGCATGAGGCTCACGGGAGCGGGGGAGCGCCTGTTCGGCCGCGCGAAGCGCCTGCTCGCCCTCAACGACGAGATCTGGACCGAGATGACCACGCCGGAATACGAGGGCGAGGTGCGCCTCGGCATCCCGAGCGACATCATCACGACCTACCTGCCGACCTTCCTCAAGGGGTTCGCGCAGAGCTACCCGCGGGTGCAGATTTCCCTGCACAGCGGATCGAGCGTGAAGCTGCGCTCCGAGCTCAAGGCGGGCAAGGTCGACGTGGTGCTCGCGACGGAACCCTCATGCGATCCGGAAGGCGAGAATCTCGTGATGGACAGGCTCGTGTGGGTCGGCGCGCGCGGCGGCGAGGCCGCATGGCAGCGCCCGCTGCCGGTCTCCATCGGGTGCTCGGACTGCGCGTTCCGCGGGCCCGTGCGCGAGGCGCTGCTCAAGGCCGGCATCGAGTGGCGCTCCACGTCGGAGGTCACCAACACCTCGGCGCAGGTTGCCACGGTCGCCGCCGACATCGCGGTGATGGCCTGGCTGGCGTCCACGGTGCCGGAGGGGCTGGAGGTGCTGGGGCGCGAGGCGGGCCTGCCCCCGCTTCCGCCCTTCACGGTCAATCTCTATCTGCCCAGGGACGGGGGCAACCATGTCGTGCAGGAGCTGGCGCGGCACATCCGCGAAGCCGTCAGGAACCCGCGCCGCATGGTGGCGTAG
- a CDS encoding DUF1127 domain-containing protein, protein MSLGITTTSLPLVESTARKARPFLLARIAAALAAEIRVRRDMRLLSGLGDAALHDIGLARGGIENAVRCGREPRR, encoded by the coding sequence ATGTCGCTCGGCATCACGACCACTTCCCTTCCGCTCGTGGAGAGCACCGCCCGGAAGGCCCGCCCGTTTCTCCTCGCCCGGATCGCCGCCGCCCTTGCGGCGGAGATCCGCGTCCGCCGCGACATGCGCCTCCTGTCCGGCCTGGGCGATGCGGCGCTCCACGACATCGGCCTTGCGCGCGGCGGCATCGAGAACGCCGTCCGCTGCGGTCGCGAGCCGCGGCGGTGA
- a CDS encoding lipid kinase → MPRRALLIVNSNSRSGAAQCERAVAVLKSHGIEPVHRECETREDLSPLIAAHAGEVDCVVVGGGDGTLNAAALGVIEAGLPLGILPLGTANDLARTLDIPFDLDGAAEVIAAGRMRKIDLGLVNGHPFFNVASIGLSAELAQKLTSDIKRRFGRLGYALVALKVLAQARPFRATIIGETEAVHVRTLQIAVGNGRYYGGGNAVEKDAAIDDEHLDLYSLEFNRAWKLALMARSFRNGAHGAWREVRAVRAKEFDIRTRIPRPVNADGEIVTHTPAHFTIRPSAVTVFAP, encoded by the coding sequence ATGCCCCGCCGTGCCCTTCTCATCGTCAATTCCAACAGCCGCAGCGGCGCCGCTCAGTGCGAGAGGGCGGTCGCGGTGCTGAAGTCGCACGGGATCGAGCCCGTCCATCGCGAATGCGAGACGCGGGAGGACCTCTCGCCCCTGATCGCCGCCCATGCCGGGGAGGTGGACTGCGTCGTGGTGGGCGGCGGCGACGGCACGCTGAACGCGGCGGCGCTCGGGGTGATCGAGGCGGGGCTGCCCCTCGGCATCCTGCCGCTCGGCACGGCGAACGACCTCGCCCGCACCCTCGACATCCCCTTCGACCTGGACGGGGCCGCCGAGGTGATCGCCGCGGGGCGCATGCGGAAGATCGACCTCGGCCTCGTCAACGGACACCCCTTCTTCAACGTGGCCAGCATCGGCCTCTCCGCCGAGCTGGCGCAGAAGCTCACGAGCGACATCAAGCGCCGGTTCGGACGTCTCGGCTACGCGCTCGTCGCCCTGAAGGTGCTCGCTCAGGCGCGCCCGTTCCGCGCGACGATCATCGGCGAGACGGAAGCGGTGCACGTGAGAACCCTGCAGATCGCGGTGGGGAACGGACGCTACTACGGCGGCGGCAACGCGGTCGAGAAGGACGCCGCCATCGACGACGAGCATCTCGACCTCTACAGCCTCGAGTTCAATCGCGCCTGGAAGCTGGCGCTCATGGCGCGCTCGTTCAGGAACGGGGCGCACGGGGCCTGGCGCGAGGTTCGGGCCGTGCGCGCCAAGGAGTTCGACATCCGCACCCGCATTCCGCGCCCCGTGAACGCCGACGGCGAAATCGTCACCCATACCCCCGCCCACTTCACGATCAGGCCGAGCGCCGTCACGGTCTTCGCGCCGTGA
- the gshB gene encoding glutathione synthase translates to MTLTVAIQMDHIKGIKIAGDTGFALLLEAQRRGHRVFHYTPDHLSLRDGAVTAMAEAVEARDVEGDHFTLGEPERIDLSQVDVVLMRQDPPFDLAYITATHFLERIHPKTLVVNDPTHVRNAPEKIFVTRFPHLMPPTLISRDKGEIEEFRREHGEVVMKPLYGHGGASVFKIGREDPNFGSLYDLFAATFREPWVIQRFLPKVTEGDKRIILIDGEAAGAVNRVPAANDIRSNMVRGGAAKPTDLSPREREICETIGPELRRMGLVLVGIDVIDGNLTEINVTAPTGLRAIKRLGGPDLSVKVWDVIESKVKR, encoded by the coding sequence ATGACCCTGACCGTCGCGATCCAGATGGATCACATCAAAGGCATCAAGATCGCGGGCGACACCGGCTTCGCGCTGCTGCTCGAGGCGCAGCGGCGGGGCCACCGGGTCTTCCACTACACGCCCGACCACCTGAGCCTGCGCGACGGCGCCGTGACGGCGATGGCGGAAGCGGTCGAGGCCCGCGACGTGGAGGGCGACCATTTCACCCTCGGCGAGCCCGAGCGGATCGACCTGTCGCAGGTCGACGTGGTGCTGATGCGCCAGGACCCGCCCTTCGACCTCGCCTACATCACCGCGACGCATTTCCTCGAGCGGATCCATCCGAAGACCCTGGTGGTCAACGATCCGACCCATGTGCGCAACGCGCCGGAGAAGATCTTCGTCACCCGGTTTCCGCACCTCATGCCGCCGACCCTGATCTCCCGCGACAAGGGCGAGATCGAGGAATTCCGCCGCGAGCACGGCGAGGTGGTGATGAAGCCCCTCTACGGCCACGGCGGCGCCAGCGTGTTCAAGATCGGCCGCGAGGATCCGAATTTCGGCTCGCTCTACGACCTCTTCGCGGCCACCTTCCGGGAGCCGTGGGTGATCCAGCGCTTCCTGCCGAAGGTGACCGAGGGCGACAAGCGCATCATCCTGATCGACGGCGAGGCGGCGGGCGCGGTGAACCGGGTTCCGGCCGCCAACGACATCCGCTCCAACATGGTGCGCGGCGGCGCCGCGAAACCCACGGATCTGTCGCCCCGCGAGCGCGAGATCTGCGAGACCATCGGGCCGGAGCTCAGGCGCATGGGCCTCGTCCTCGTCGGCATCGACGTGATCGACGGTAACCTCACGGAGATCAACGTCACCGCGCCCACGGGCCTGCGCGCCATCAAGCGCCTCGGCGGGCCGGACCTTTCCGTGAAGGTGTGGGACGTGATCGAATCGAAGGTGAAGCGCTGA
- the hemW gene encoding radical SAM family heme chaperone HemW has translation MIDHPTRDVGFGVYVHWPFCASKCPYCDFNSHVRHSPVDQERFVAAFRREIAHTAARIPGRTVTSIFFGGGTPSLMRPQTVGAILDAIGGAWAVDPGAEVTLEANPTSVEAERFRGYRDAGINRVSLGVQALNDPDLRRLGRMHSVAEALAAVKVAASIFERYSFDLIYARPGQTPEAWAAELREAIGHAVEHLSLYQLTIEPGTWFERLFAAGKIAVPDEDTARALYDVTQEVCEAHGLPAYEISNHARPGAESRHNLLYWRYGEYAGIGPGAHGRLVTGNARIATATEKHPETWAERVERDGHGVVEEEILTADAEGDEFLLMGLRLKEGIDPRRYEAFTGRSLDERRVRNLEEEGLVRREGDRLRVTREGFPVLNAVIAELAA, from the coding sequence ATGATCGACCATCCGACGCGCGACGTAGGCTTCGGCGTTTACGTCCACTGGCCCTTCTGCGCCTCCAAGTGCCCCTATTGCGACTTCAACAGCCACGTCCGCCACAGCCCCGTGGACCAGGAGCGGTTCGTGGCCGCCTTCCGGCGCGAGATCGCCCATACGGCGGCGCGGATTCCGGGGCGCACGGTCACCAGCATCTTCTTCGGCGGCGGGACGCCCTCGCTCATGCGGCCGCAGACCGTGGGCGCGATCCTCGACGCCATCGGCGGCGCCTGGGCCGTGGACCCGGGGGCGGAGGTCACCCTCGAGGCCAATCCGACCAGCGTGGAGGCGGAGCGCTTCAGGGGCTACCGGGACGCCGGGATCAACCGGGTCTCCCTGGGCGTGCAGGCCCTCAACGACCCCGATCTCAGGCGCCTCGGCCGCATGCACAGCGTGGCGGAGGCCCTCGCCGCCGTGAAGGTCGCCGCGTCGATCTTCGAGCGCTACTCCTTCGACCTCATCTATGCCCGGCCCGGCCAGACGCCGGAGGCCTGGGCGGCGGAGCTGAGGGAGGCCATCGGCCACGCGGTGGAGCACCTCTCCCTCTACCAGCTCACCATCGAGCCCGGCACCTGGTTCGAGCGCCTGTTCGCTGCGGGCAAGATCGCCGTGCCGGACGAGGACACGGCGCGCGCCCTCTACGACGTGACGCAGGAGGTCTGCGAGGCCCATGGGCTGCCCGCCTACGAGATCTCCAACCATGCCCGCCCGGGGGCGGAATCGCGCCACAACCTGCTCTACTGGCGCTACGGCGAATATGCGGGCATCGGCCCCGGCGCCCATGGCCGCCTCGTCACCGGCAACGCCCGCATCGCCACTGCGACGGAGAAGCATCCCGAGACCTGGGCGGAGCGCGTCGAGCGCGACGGGCACGGCGTGGTGGAGGAGGAGATCCTGACGGCGGACGCCGAGGGGGACGAATTCCTCCTCATGGGGCTTCGCCTCAAGGAGGGCATCGACCCGCGCCGCTACGAGGCGTTCACCGGCCGCTCCCTCGACGAGAGGCGCGTGCGCAACCTGGAGGAGGAAGGCCTCGTGCGCCGCGAGGGCGACCGCCTGCGCGTCACCCGCGAAGGCTTTCCGGTGCTGAACGCGGTGATCGCGGAGCTGGCGGCCTGA
- a CDS encoding TetR/AcrR family transcriptional regulator — MRHWRGPFDRQGYHHGNLKEALIEAAQRFIAERGLGGFTLADAAKLVGVTPAALYRHFRGRDALVAEVAFRGYTQLAERLGRALTSAGTPLERFTRMGEAYLAFAEQEPGFYAAMFSPRPADSEPCGPPWARGAKPSGETAGAGGAGQGDAFTFLVRALSETFPEGFGDVDVRFIAIEVWALSHGIATLDAAGQLPKGPGLPDKYELLRAGVLALVHGAIKGKAAS, encoded by the coding sequence ATGCGGCACTGGCGCGGTCCCTTCGACAGGCAGGGCTACCACCACGGCAACCTCAAGGAAGCGCTCATCGAGGCGGCGCAGCGCTTCATCGCGGAGCGGGGCCTGGGCGGCTTCACCCTGGCGGACGCCGCCAAGCTGGTGGGTGTGACCCCGGCGGCGCTCTACCGCCATTTCCGGGGCCGCGACGCCCTGGTGGCCGAGGTGGCCTTCCGGGGCTACACCCAGCTCGCGGAGCGGCTCGGGCGCGCCCTGACGAGCGCGGGCACGCCGCTCGAGCGCTTCACCCGGATGGGAGAGGCCTACCTCGCCTTCGCGGAGCAGGAGCCGGGCTTCTATGCGGCGATGTTCTCGCCCCGCCCGGCCGATTCGGAGCCCTGCGGGCCGCCCTGGGCCCGGGGCGCCAAGCCATCCGGCGAGACGGCGGGCGCCGGGGGCGCAGGCCAGGGCGACGCCTTCACTTTCCTCGTCCGCGCCCTGTCCGAGACCTTCCCCGAAGGGTTCGGAGACGTGGACGTGCGCTTCATCGCCATCGAGGTCTGGGCCCTCTCCCACGGCATCGCCACCCTCGACGCGGCGGGCCAGCTCCCCAAGGGTCCCGGCCTGCCGGACAAGTACGAGCTCCTGCGGGCAGGCGTCCTCGCCCTCGTCCACGGGGCGATCAAGGGCAAGGCCGCCTCCTGA
- a CDS encoding DUF2852 domain-containing protein, protein MSDSASSAWNPGSGFPGSGPSGPGSSGPWNNGAYRHRRCGRPPRRALEIAGIVLAFIWFWPFAVAYLVWKVMGYPKYDEAKAFFRENFGRPLDDLFAYRRPAGGFGTGTGNAAFDEYRRRELERLEEERRRLDEEAREFREFVEELKRAKDREEFDAFMARRRADKGGQASGQAGG, encoded by the coding sequence ATGTCTGACTCTGCTTCCTCCGCCTGGAACCCGGGCTCCGGCTTTCCAGGCTCGGGTCCGTCCGGACCCGGCTCCTCCGGGCCCTGGAACAACGGCGCCTACCGTCACCGCCGCTGCGGGCGTCCGCCCCGCCGCGCGCTGGAGATCGCCGGCATCGTCCTGGCCTTCATCTGGTTCTGGCCCTTCGCGGTCGCTTATCTGGTGTGGAAAGTCATGGGATATCCAAAATACGACGAGGCGAAGGCCTTCTTCCGCGAGAATTTCGGGCGTCCGCTCGACGACCTGTTCGCCTATCGCCGCCCGGCCGGCGGCTTCGGCACGGGCACGGGCAACGCGGCCTTCGACGAGTATCGCCGCCGCGAGCTGGAGCGTCTCGAAGAGGAGCGCCGCCGGCTCGACGAGGAAGCGCGGGAGTTCCGCGAATTCGTCGAGGAGCTGAAGCGCGCGAAGGACCGCGAGGAGTTCGACGCCTTCATGGCCCGGCGCCGCGCCGACAAGGGCGGCCAGGCGAGCGGCCAAGCGGGCGGCTGA